In Colwellia sp. M166, a genomic segment contains:
- a CDS encoding FAD:protein FMN transferase — MPKTINRQVKVLATEDGHNVRFDAMASPCEVIVAGSDIKLAQTLGQLVADEVWRIEDKYSRYKASSVCSAINHSSGQSLAIDQETYALLNFADTCYQLSEGVFDITSGVLRKVWQFDGSDNIPNTASVQKALKNIGWPKVQFDQQQIILPKNMELDFGGIGKEYAVDRALLIASQSTSLPVLINLGGDLAANKPRQENVPWQVGIEHPGFVDRKPMVVSLLKGALATSGDAKRFLLKATVRYSHILNAKTGWPVEQAPRSITVVAPQCIQAGILATLALMQGQNAEAFLTGQEIKFWAIR; from the coding sequence TGCCGAAAACGATAAACAGACAAGTTAAAGTACTAGCAACGGAAGATGGTCATAACGTTCGTTTTGATGCCATGGCCAGCCCTTGTGAAGTAATTGTTGCAGGTAGTGATATAAAGCTAGCACAAACTTTAGGCCAACTTGTTGCTGATGAAGTTTGGCGTATTGAAGATAAATATTCACGCTATAAAGCAAGTAGTGTTTGTTCGGCTATTAATCATAGTAGCGGACAATCGCTAGCAATTGATCAAGAAACCTACGCTTTACTCAATTTTGCCGATACTTGTTATCAGCTGAGCGAAGGGGTCTTTGATATCACTTCTGGGGTACTTCGCAAAGTTTGGCAGTTTGACGGTAGCGATAATATTCCTAACACAGCAAGTGTGCAGAAAGCGCTTAAAAACATTGGTTGGCCAAAAGTACAGTTTGATCAACAGCAAATTATTTTACCGAAAAATATGGAGCTAGACTTTGGAGGTATTGGTAAAGAATATGCCGTTGATCGAGCGTTGCTTATCGCTAGTCAATCAACTTCGTTACCGGTACTGATCAATTTGGGCGGTGATTTAGCGGCGAATAAACCTCGTCAAGAGAATGTGCCATGGCAAGTAGGCATTGAACATCCAGGGTTTGTTGATCGTAAGCCCATGGTAGTAAGCTTACTTAAAGGTGCACTAGCAACCAGTGGCGATGCTAAGCGTTTTCTATTAAAAGCTACTGTGCGCTATAGTCATATTTTAAATGCGAAAACTGGTTGGCCTGTGGAACAAGCACCGCGCTCAATCACCGTTGTTGCACCGCAATGTATTCAGGCCGGAATTTTAGCAACATTAGCGTTAATGCAAGGGCAGAACGCAGAAGCATTTCTAACTGGTCAAGAAATTAAATTCTGGGCAATTCGATAA
- a CDS encoding DUF3083 family protein: MLTFLINELLVMPLSRKRSVQHKVHIPSSARENQYLLAKFTITDKLIENVAGAIDHTSEQPFLAFYKKLSALFFKINDQLDIESGQFVANDKFTRIRFSPEKLTAQTAQQILFLYNSHYHYSQNAYFDATKMANKIHLVFLSNGDDVRHNSAIFHQKVVQAITQFTEQTGLDTQDVRISDHQHLTYDLFAKDKGVQGNQVHKLRSISNRYAADGIALPKNTDELTYAIIDLPINRRLRNIVPLDHSEGENYSPLYSFISDAFVDAAEKHNLHNGAVIANGLVPIVRRSDDEMAVAKGELYMLGYNPKNNNGGYVCKWVADQLVDSMQLIFVASEQDKTSHGYGKFLMQIESALHAIAQKLKYINDKEELTVRFHQHIGFYQE, translated from the coding sequence ATGCTAACGTTTTTAATCAATGAGTTACTTGTTATGCCACTATCTCGTAAAAGAAGCGTTCAGCACAAAGTTCATATCCCATCTTCAGCACGTGAAAACCAATATTTACTTGCTAAGTTCACTATTACAGATAAATTAATCGAGAATGTTGCCGGTGCTATTGATCATACGAGTGAACAACCATTTTTAGCCTTTTATAAAAAGCTCTCTGCACTATTTTTTAAAATTAATGACCAGCTTGATATTGAAAGTGGCCAGTTTGTTGCCAACGACAAGTTTACCCGTATTCGCTTTAGCCCTGAAAAATTAACCGCCCAAACGGCACAACAAATTTTATTTCTTTATAACTCTCACTACCATTACAGTCAAAATGCTTATTTTGATGCCACAAAAATGGCCAATAAAATACATTTGGTGTTTTTGTCTAACGGTGATGATGTCAGACATAACTCAGCAATATTCCACCAAAAAGTTGTACAAGCCATTACTCAGTTTACTGAACAAACAGGGCTCGATACTCAAGATGTTCGTATCAGCGATCATCAGCATTTAACTTACGATTTATTTGCCAAAGATAAAGGTGTACAAGGTAATCAAGTGCATAAACTTCGTAGTATCTCTAATCGCTACGCTGCTGATGGTATTGCTTTACCAAAAAATACTGATGAATTAACTTACGCGATTATTGATCTACCGATTAACCGTCGCTTGCGTAATATTGTGCCATTAGATCATAGTGAGGGTGAAAATTACAGCCCGCTATATAGTTTTATTTCTGACGCTTTTGTCGATGCAGCTGAAAAACATAACCTTCATAATGGCGCTGTTATCGCTAATGGTTTAGTACCTATTGTGCGCCGCAGTGATGATGAAATGGCTGTAGCTAAAGGTGAGCTCTACATGTTGGGATACAATCCTAAAAATAACAATGGTGGCTATGTTTGCAAATGGGTAGCCGATCAACTTGTTGATAGCATGCAGCTTATTTTTGTTGCTAGTGAGCAAGATAAAACCAGTCACGGTTATGGTAAATTTTTAATGCAAATTGAGTCTGCTTTACATGCCATTGCTCAAAAGCTGAAATATATTAACGACAAAGAAGAGTTAACCGTTCGTTTCCACCAACACATTGGTTTTTATCAAGAATAA
- a CDS encoding M28 family metallopeptidase encodes MKKTLAFTLLTSAVLFGCGSENVVKSNSAADVTASYNSINKEQLIEHIKVLASDEFEGRAPSSKGEELTLDYLTKQLTAIGFKPGNGESFLQAVPMVSIEASPEMTLSIGGKDYQYGHDMVMGSSRISDFEQLKDSELVFVGYGVNAPEYQWNDYEGLDVKGKTVVILVNDPGFATKDPALFNGNAMTYYGRWTYKYEEASRQGAEGAIIVHETAPASYGWSVVEHSWTGPQFGFVREDLNKGRVAVEGWVNNEVAKELFAKAGLNFETAKAQAAKGSYHLDMGDLTASVAVKNTVKKSTSYNFIATLPGSTKPDEHILYTAHWDHLGKDSSKDGDQIYNGAVDNASGTAALIEVAEAFSKLPVAPARSITIMAVTAEEQGLLGSKFYAANPVIPAAKTVANINMDALNVNGRSKDVSVYGLGQSQLDDYLTVAAKKQGRVISGDPRPAAGIYYRSDHFAFANIGVPALYAKSGKEPVDEATKALRALLDPILAKCYHNACDEYNEQWDLSGAVEDMQAFFEIGYELSNENVWPQWSKTSEFKR; translated from the coding sequence ATGAAAAAAACCTTAGCTTTTACCTTACTTACCTCTGCTGTTTTATTTGGCTGTGGGTCTGAAAATGTTGTTAAAAGTAACAGTGCTGCAGATGTAACAGCGAGTTACAACAGCATTAATAAAGAACAACTCATCGAGCATATTAAAGTGCTGGCCTCTGATGAATTTGAAGGTCGTGCACCGTCGAGCAAAGGTGAAGAACTTACGCTTGATTATTTGACTAAACAGTTAACTGCGATAGGTTTCAAGCCAGGTAATGGCGAAAGCTTTTTACAAGCTGTACCTATGGTCTCTATTGAAGCGTCACCAGAAATGACCTTATCTATAGGTGGTAAAGATTATCAATATGGCCATGATATGGTTATGGGCTCTAGTCGCATTAGTGATTTCGAGCAACTTAAAGATTCTGAATTAGTCTTTGTGGGCTACGGTGTTAATGCGCCTGAGTATCAATGGAATGATTACGAAGGACTTGACGTTAAAGGAAAAACGGTTGTTATTTTAGTGAACGACCCAGGTTTTGCTACCAAAGATCCGGCATTATTTAATGGCAATGCCATGACTTATTACGGACGCTGGACATATAAATATGAAGAAGCGAGCCGTCAAGGTGCTGAAGGGGCGATCATTGTCCATGAAACTGCACCGGCATCATATGGTTGGTCAGTAGTAGAACATTCATGGACAGGTCCACAATTTGGTTTTGTTCGTGAAGATCTTAATAAAGGACGTGTTGCCGTCGAAGGTTGGGTTAATAATGAAGTTGCAAAAGAGCTTTTTGCAAAAGCAGGCTTAAACTTTGAAACGGCAAAAGCACAAGCTGCAAAAGGTAGTTATCATCTTGATATGGGGGATTTAACAGCTTCGGTAGCAGTAAAAAATACCGTCAAAAAGTCAACATCATATAACTTTATTGCCACTTTACCGGGCAGTACTAAACCTGACGAACATATTCTTTATACTGCCCATTGGGATCATTTAGGTAAAGATAGCAGCAAAGATGGCGACCAAATTTATAATGGTGCTGTTGATAATGCTTCAGGTACAGCTGCCCTTATTGAAGTTGCTGAAGCGTTCTCAAAGCTACCGGTGGCACCTGCTCGCTCAATCACTATTATGGCGGTAACAGCTGAAGAGCAAGGTTTACTCGGCTCTAAGTTTTATGCGGCAAATCCAGTGATCCCTGCGGCTAAAACGGTGGCCAACATTAATATGGATGCATTAAATGTTAATGGTCGTAGTAAAGATGTTTCCGTTTACGGTTTAGGTCAATCACAGCTTGATGATTACTTAACAGTAGCTGCTAAAAAACAAGGTCGCGTTATTTCAGGTGACCCTCGTCCAGCAGCCGGTATTTACTATCGTTCTGACCATTTTGCTTTCGCTAATATAGGTGTTCCAGCACTTTACGCTAAAAGTGGTAAAGAGCCAGTTGATGAAGCAACAAAAGCATTACGAGCGCTTTTAGATCCTATTTTAGCTAAGTGTTATCACAATGCATGTGATGAATATAATGAACAGTGGGACCTTTCTGGAGCTGTCGAAGATATGCAAGCTTTCTTTGAAATTGGTTATGAATTATCAAATGAAAATGTGTGGCCACAGTGGAGCAAAACTTCAGAGTTTAAACGCTAA
- a CDS encoding MATE family efflux transporter has product MTEIKRNRQINLLKDPVAPTLKLMTIPMIYGMILLMTFNLVDTFFVGLLGTEPLAAISFTFPITFTVISLTIGLGIGTSAVIAKALGKGDKESAKNLATSSLYLTAIIVGLLAVVGYLYIDETFLLLGASEALLPLIHQYMDIWFLGCICLIGPMIGNAVLRASGDTKTPSLIMGSAGLINAVLDPILIFGFGPVPAMGIQGAAIATSVSWIFGSGYVLYILALKRGLIHTRLMTIKDFISSARGILHIGLPAAGANMLTPVAAAVLTAIVANYGASAVAAFGVGSRIESIACLVVLALSMTLPPFISQNLGAGNIKRVEEGYKTSIKFVLVWQVFIYLILVLAAPFIAQVFSKEQAVADIIKLFIWILPLGYGFQGVIILTNSSFNALHKPMVALTLSIIRLFVCYVPLAYVGSLWFGLEGFFIGALLGNVVMAMISYNLFDKQCKKDRLPEEVVV; this is encoded by the coding sequence ATGACCGAAATTAAAAGAAACCGCCAAATTAATCTACTCAAAGATCCAGTTGCTCCAACGTTGAAGTTAATGACCATTCCGATGATCTACGGCATGATTTTATTGATGACCTTTAATCTTGTTGATACTTTTTTTGTTGGTTTATTAGGCACAGAGCCTTTAGCTGCCATAAGCTTTACTTTTCCTATTACCTTTACGGTTATTAGTTTAACTATTGGGTTAGGCATAGGAACTTCGGCTGTTATTGCCAAAGCACTGGGAAAAGGTGATAAAGAATCAGCAAAAAATTTAGCGACCAGTTCTTTATATTTAACGGCGATAATTGTTGGGCTTCTGGCAGTTGTAGGCTATTTGTATATTGATGAAACCTTTTTACTTTTGGGCGCAAGTGAAGCGTTGTTACCCTTAATTCATCAATATATGGATATTTGGTTTTTAGGTTGTATTTGTTTAATTGGTCCTATGATAGGTAATGCAGTTTTACGTGCCTCAGGAGATACCAAAACACCGAGTTTAATTATGGGCAGTGCAGGGTTGATAAACGCGGTATTAGACCCTATTTTGATTTTTGGTTTTGGCCCGGTACCTGCGATGGGAATTCAAGGTGCTGCTATTGCTACTTCAGTATCGTGGATATTTGGCTCAGGCTATGTGTTATATATTTTAGCGCTAAAAAGAGGCTTGATTCATACGCGCTTAATGACCATTAAAGACTTTATTAGCTCAGCACGTGGAATTTTGCACATAGGTTTGCCGGCGGCTGGCGCCAATATGTTAACCCCAGTGGCTGCTGCCGTACTTACCGCAATCGTGGCAAATTATGGCGCATCAGCGGTTGCTGCATTTGGTGTGGGTTCGAGAATTGAATCGATAGCTTGCTTAGTGGTACTGGCGCTGTCTATGACCTTACCACCTTTTATTAGCCAAAACTTAGGTGCCGGTAATATAAAGCGTGTTGAAGAAGGCTATAAAACATCAATTAAATTTGTTTTAGTTTGGCAGGTGTTTATTTATCTTATCTTAGTGTTAGCTGCGCCGTTTATTGCGCAAGTATTTTCTAAAGAGCAGGCGGTAGCTGATATTATTAAACTTTTTATTTGGATTTTACCTTTAGGCTATGGTTTTCAAGGGGTGATTATTTTAACAAACTCATCATTTAATGCCCTACATAAACCTATGGTGGCGCTTACGCTCAGCATTATTCGTTTATTTGTTTGCTATGTACCTTTGGCTTATGTCGGTAGTTTATGGTTTGGCTTAGAG